A window of Streptomyces armeniacus contains these coding sequences:
- a CDS encoding glycoside hydrolase family protein: protein MPPDPTRRRFLGGAAALGTAAALGTAFVRAAESPASAGAPGSEAAGGKGVSVTPFDGASAAVTGVGASWYYTWASTTGDTARPEGVEFVPMIWGADAVNGTDLGNATREGSQLLGFNEPDMAGQADMPAARALELWPELEATGLRLGAPAVAHSADKAGSWLDQFLTGAAERGLRVDFVPVHWYGADFGPDAVDHLRGYLEAVHARWDKPLWLTEYALTDFTGSTPRYPSEAEQTAFVSSVVPMLNSLPYVERHAWFTLSTEVGPTGLCAPGGALNATGRAYRDAPA from the coding sequence TTCCTCGGCGGCGCCGCCGCCCTCGGTACGGCCGCCGCGCTCGGCACCGCCTTCGTACGCGCCGCCGAATCCCCCGCCTCCGCGGGCGCGCCCGGCAGCGAGGCCGCGGGCGGCAAGGGCGTGAGCGTCACGCCTTTCGACGGCGCGAGCGCCGCCGTCACCGGCGTGGGCGCCTCCTGGTACTACACGTGGGCCTCCACCACCGGGGACACGGCCCGCCCCGAGGGCGTCGAGTTCGTGCCGATGATCTGGGGCGCCGACGCCGTCAACGGCACCGACCTCGGCAACGCCACCCGCGAGGGCTCACAGCTGCTCGGCTTCAACGAGCCCGACATGGCGGGCCAGGCGGACATGCCCGCCGCCCGCGCCCTCGAACTGTGGCCCGAACTGGAGGCCACCGGCCTCCGCCTGGGCGCCCCCGCCGTCGCCCACAGCGCCGACAAAGCGGGCTCCTGGCTCGACCAGTTCCTGACCGGCGCGGCCGAACGCGGCCTCCGCGTCGACTTCGTCCCCGTCCACTGGTACGGCGCCGACTTCGGCCCCGATGCCGTGGACCATCTGCGCGGCTACCTCGAAGCGGTGCACGCCCGCTGGGACAAGCCGCTCTGGCTCACCGAGTACGCCCTGACCGACTTCACCGGGTCCACCCCGCGCTACCCCTCGGAGGCCGAGCAGACCGCGTTCGTCAGCTCCGTGGTCCCCATGCTGAACTCCCTGCCGTACGTGGAACGCCACGCCTGGTTCACGCTGTCCACCGAGGTCGGCCCCACCGGCCTCTGCGCACCCGGGGGAGCCCTGAACGCGACAGGCCGGGCCTACCGCGACGCACCCGCGTAA
- a CDS encoding DNA-binding protein encodes MPANPEPGLPADPFTPPSPDQAREQRAHASLFRIAERHAATDEQRRRQVHPSVLGPHEAVRLVSFLLSGAARPADGEPEVDRADITAALSLVPRARGEMDELEAGLLQMARGRGMTWQEIAFGLGLGTQQAARQRYERLASRTVSDA; translated from the coding sequence ATGCCAGCGAATCCCGAACCCGGCCTGCCCGCCGACCCGTTCACGCCCCCGTCGCCCGACCAAGCACGGGAGCAGCGCGCGCACGCGTCCCTCTTCCGGATAGCCGAACGGCACGCGGCCACCGACGAGCAGCGCCGCCGCCAGGTCCACCCGTCGGTCCTCGGGCCGCACGAGGCCGTACGGCTCGTGTCGTTCCTGCTCAGCGGGGCCGCGCGGCCGGCCGACGGTGAGCCGGAGGTGGACCGGGCGGACATCACCGCGGCCCTGAGCCTCGTCCCGCGCGCACGAGGCGAGATGGACGAACTGGAGGCCGGACTCCTCCAGATGGCCAGGGGCCGCGGCATGACCTGGCAGGAGATCGCCTTCGGGCTGGGGCTCGGCACCCAGCAGGCAGCGCGGCAGCGCTACGAGCGGCTGGCGAGCCGTACGGTGTCCGACGCGTGA